Proteins encoded in a region of the Oscillospiraceae bacterium MB24-C1 genome:
- a CDS encoding nitroreductase family protein, whose product MDVFECIKERRSIRDFEETAVPHALIEEIVGAAAFAPSWKNTQIARYIVVESRDKIDLLAEQCVMGFAPNATTMKRAAALVLVTMVTGRSGFERDGSFSTSKGDRWEMFDAGIATQTFCLAAHAKGLGTVILGIFDEQKVEELFDLPEGQQLAAIIALGYPKSPAVAPRRKAVEELVSYL is encoded by the coding sequence ATGGATGTGTTTGAGTGCATTAAGGAACGACGCAGCATACGCGATTTTGAGGAGACTGCTGTACCACACGCGCTAATCGAGGAGATTGTCGGCGCGGCCGCTTTTGCTCCCTCCTGGAAGAACACCCAGATTGCCCGTTATATCGTGGTTGAAAGCCGGGACAAAATAGACTTGCTTGCCGAGCAGTGCGTCATGGGCTTTGCACCAAACGCCACCACTATGAAGCGTGCAGCCGCGCTGGTGCTGGTCACCATGGTCACTGGGCGTTCGGGCTTTGAGCGTGACGGCTCTTTTTCCACCTCTAAAGGTGACCGTTGGGAGATGTTCGATGCCGGTATCGCCACCCAGACTTTCTGCCTTGCAGCGCACGCCAAAGGGCTGGGCACCGTGATTTTAGGTATTTTTGACGAGCAGAAAGTCGAAGAGCTGTTCGACTTGCCGGAAGGGCAACAGCTGGCTGCCATCATCGCGCTTGGCTACCCAAAGAGCCCTGCCGTTGCCCCACGTCGTAAAGCCGTTGAAGAGTTAGTCTCATACCTTTAA
- a CDS encoding chemotaxis protein CheW yields the protein MNHENFISALSASADEMKGKYLTFWTFGQLLGIPISLVVQIVGMQEITPMPEFPAYAKGVINLRGQIIPVIDIRLRLNQPEAQYSERTCIIVTSIHDSAVGFIVDEVDEVTGIEDDLIAPPPKMASSKNSYVTGIAKLEKKVALLIDAQRLLDSNELEALQV from the coding sequence TTGAACCACGAGAATTTTATTTCTGCTCTCAGCGCGTCGGCTGATGAAATGAAAGGCAAATATTTGACCTTTTGGACCTTTGGTCAACTTTTGGGTATTCCGATCTCTCTGGTAGTACAGATTGTCGGCATGCAGGAAATTACCCCCATGCCGGAATTTCCGGCATACGCCAAGGGTGTCATCAATCTGCGCGGACAGATCATTCCGGTCATTGATATCCGCCTGCGCCTGAACCAGCCCGAGGCCCAATACAGTGAGCGCACCTGCATTATCGTCACCAGCATCCACGACTCGGCCGTCGGTTTCATCGTCGACGAGGTGGACGAGGTCACCGGTATTGAAGACGACCTCATCGCCCCGCCGCCCAAGATGGCTTCCTCAAAGAACAGCTATGTCACTGGTATTGCAAAGCTTGAAAAGAAGGTTGCGCTTCTCATTGACGCTCAGCGTCTGCTCGATAGCAACGAGCTTGAGGCTCTCCAGGTTTAA
- a CDS encoding ATP-binding cassette domain-containing protein yields MITVTDLGLQFGGTKLFDNVNLKFTPGNCYGVIGANGAGKSTFLRILSGELESSSGEVSIGEGTRMSVLKQDHFQYDQYTVMDTVFMGNPRLYEIMKEKEVLYAKEDFTDADGEKASELEGEFAELNGWEAETEAAQLLQGLGLGSELHYAEMRTLQGGEKVKVLLAQALFGRPEIVLLDEPTNHLDVASINWLENFLFDFFGTVIVVSHDRHFLNTVCTHIVDIDYGKIKMYVGNYDFWYESSRLVQQMLKDQNRKNEDKIKELQKFIERFSANKSKSKQATSRKKLIEKLTVEDLPASSRRYPWVSFKPDREIGKETLQVENLSKTVDGVKVLNNVSFRLNREDKVAILCENEQAATALFQILFEEAEPDEGSFKWGLSTSQSYFPKDNSTFFNDCDLNLIEWLRQYSNDDSESYLRGFLGRMLFSGDEVTKPVKVLSGGEKVRCMLSRMMLSGSNILMLDQPTNHLDLESITAVNNGLIDFKGVILFSSHDHQFIQTVANRIIQITEEGCIDRMCTYDEFLEMQGLSFK; encoded by the coding sequence GTGATAACGGTGACAGATCTCGGCCTGCAGTTCGGCGGCACAAAACTTTTTGATAATGTAAACCTGAAATTTACGCCGGGCAACTGCTACGGCGTCATCGGAGCAAACGGAGCCGGAAAATCCACCTTTCTGCGCATCCTCTCGGGTGAGCTGGAAAGCAGCTCCGGCGAGGTGAGCATCGGTGAGGGAACTCGAATGTCGGTTCTAAAGCAGGACCACTTTCAATATGACCAATACACGGTGATGGACACCGTTTTTATGGGTAATCCACGCCTTTACGAGATCATGAAGGAAAAGGAAGTACTCTACGCTAAGGAGGATTTCACCGACGCAGACGGCGAAAAGGCTTCCGAGCTGGAGGGTGAGTTTGCCGAGCTAAATGGCTGGGAGGCCGAAACCGAAGCTGCGCAGCTTTTGCAGGGTTTAGGCCTGGGCAGCGAGCTGCACTATGCCGAAATGCGCACGTTGCAGGGCGGCGAAAAGGTTAAGGTATTGCTGGCACAGGCGCTTTTTGGCCGGCCGGAAATTGTTCTGCTTGACGAGCCTACCAACCATTTGGATGTTGCCTCGATTAACTGGCTAGAAAACTTTCTATTCGACTTTTTTGGTACCGTCATCGTTGTTTCGCATGACCGCCATTTTTTAAACACCGTCTGCACCCATATTGTAGACATAGATTACGGCAAGATTAAAATGTATGTTGGCAACTACGATTTCTGGTATGAGTCCAGTCGTCTGGTCCAGCAGATGTTAAAAGATCAGAACCGCAAGAACGAGGATAAAATTAAAGAGCTGCAAAAGTTTATTGAGCGTTTCTCGGCCAACAAATCGAAGTCAAAGCAGGCTACCTCGCGCAAAAAACTCATCGAAAAGCTCACCGTTGAAGATCTGCCCGCTTCCTCTCGACGCTACCCGTGGGTATCATTTAAACCGGACCGCGAAATTGGCAAAGAGACGTTACAGGTCGAAAATCTCTCAAAAACAGTGGACGGGGTCAAGGTGCTTAACAACGTCTCGTTCAGACTCAACCGCGAGGATAAAGTTGCGATTCTTTGTGAGAATGAACAGGCTGCAACTGCGCTATTCCAGATTCTGTTTGAAGAAGCCGAACCCGATGAGGGTAGCTTTAAGTGGGGGCTTTCAACCTCACAATCCTACTTCCCCAAAGACAATTCCACTTTCTTTAATGATTGCGATCTAAACCTTATTGAGTGGCTGCGTCAGTATTCCAACGACGATTCCGAGAGCTATCTGCGTGGTTTTTTAGGCCGGATGCTCTTTTCAGGCGACGAGGTGACCAAGCCAGTTAAGGTGCTTTCAGGCGGCGAAAAGGTCCGCTGCATGCTCTCGCGCATGATGCTCTCCGGCTCTAATATCCTGATGCTCGACCAGCCCACCAACCACCTTGACCTGGAATCTATCACCGCTGTGAATAACGGTCTGATTGACTTTAAAGGCGTCATTCTGTTTTCGTCTCACGACCATCAGTTTATTCAGACTGTGGCTAATCGCATTATCCAGATTACCGAAGAGGGCTGCATCGACCGCATGTGCACCTACGATGAATTTCTCGAAATGCAGGGTCTTTCTTTTAAATAA
- a CDS encoding putative DNA modification/repair radical SAM protein yields MDLFDKLRILSDAAKYDAACTSSGVDRDGKGGQLGNAAACGICHSFSADGRCVSLLKVLMSNACIYNCAYCLNRVSNDVPRATFAPRELADLTIHFYRRNYIEGLFLSSGVVKSPDYTCEKMIETLRILREEYGFRGYIHAKAIPGADDLLLNRLGRLSDRMSVNIELPSQQSLDKLAPDKSKSAILRPMGLLRDGIKENCTDLIRYRHAEPFAPAGQSTQMIVGATPESDYQILQLTAALYQKFSLKRVFFSAYIPVSDNPLLPARTISPPLLREHRLYQADWLLRFYGFSANEILDEKHPILNPLIDPKCNWAINNMALFPVEVNTAPRELLLRVPGIGVNSTMRILRARRETKLDFSGLRRIGVVLKRAQYFITCQGKTAQGVRITPDNALNALISDSQKQRLPSQNYEQLSLFSDQITREDVVKCISGQI; encoded by the coding sequence TTGGATCTTTTTGATAAGCTGCGCATTCTTTCGGACGCGGCAAAATATGATGCCGCTTGCACCAGTAGCGGCGTAGACCGTGACGGTAAAGGCGGACAGCTTGGCAACGCCGCAGCCTGTGGCATCTGCCACAGCTTTTCAGCCGATGGTCGTTGCGTTTCGCTTTTAAAGGTGCTCATGAGCAACGCTTGCATCTATAATTGTGCCTACTGCCTTAACCGCGTTTCAAACGACGTACCACGCGCCACTTTTGCTCCACGTGAGCTTGCTGATTTAACTATCCATTTTTATCGTCGTAATTATATTGAGGGGCTGTTTCTAAGCTCGGGCGTTGTCAAAAGCCCCGACTACACCTGTGAAAAAATGATTGAAACGTTACGCATTTTGCGTGAGGAATATGGTTTTCGAGGCTATATTCACGCTAAGGCCATACCGGGTGCTGACGACCTATTGCTAAATCGGCTTGGCAGGCTGTCCGACAGAATGAGCGTTAACATCGAGCTGCCCTCACAGCAGAGCCTGGACAAGCTCGCACCCGATAAAAGCAAGTCCGCCATTTTGCGCCCAATGGGGCTGTTACGTGATGGCATTAAAGAAAACTGCACCGATCTTATACGCTACCGCCACGCCGAGCCGTTTGCCCCCGCTGGACAAAGCACCCAAATGATTGTCGGCGCCACACCCGAAAGCGATTATCAGATTTTGCAGCTCACCGCTGCACTCTACCAAAAATTTAGCCTCAAGCGGGTATTCTTTTCGGCCTATATCCCTGTCTCCGATAATCCACTGCTGCCGGCGCGCACTATCAGCCCGCCGTTGCTGCGCGAGCATCGACTCTATCAGGCCGACTGGCTTCTGCGGTTTTACGGTTTTTCGGCTAACGAGATTCTGGATGAAAAGCATCCCATTCTCAATCCACTCATCGACCCCAAATGCAACTGGGCGATTAACAATATGGCGCTGTTTCCGGTTGAGGTCAACACCGCCCCGCGCGAGTTATTGCTCAGGGTACCAGGTATCGGCGTCAACAGCACGATGCGTATTTTGCGTGCCAGGCGCGAAACAAAATTGGATTTTTCCGGACTGCGCCGCATCGGCGTAGTGTTAAAGCGCGCGCAATATTTCATCACCTGTCAGGGCAAAACTGCTCAGGGGGTACGCATTACGCCAGATAATGCCCTCAACGCCTTGATTTCTGACAGCCAAAAGCAACGGTTGCCTTCCCAGAATTATGAGCAGCTCAGCCTTTTTTCCGACCAGATCACCAGAGAGGATGTCGTGAAGTGTATCAGCGGTCAGATATAA
- a CDS encoding TIGR03915 family putative DNA repair protein, with product MYQRSDIIYLYDGSFEGFLSCVFESFLCKQRPYDIVSEDSSEPSLMAQQWIETDMQRAQRVRNGIGKKISEEALYLVTNGFCTCHPQRELLLLDFIHLGFERGKKVCELITDPTVHALQKAVLFLKRESHLYLEFVRFSEYDKGLVSVIEPKNRVLPTIAPHFCDRLHNELFIIYDKTHRSVLIHKPPKWAIVDLEDFIEPQADETEQFYRELWGTYFDAIAIRERINPRCQMTHMPKRYWKHMTEMQRRPAAKTAASARTESTVNPVPLPERMLSE from the coding sequence GTGTATCAGCGGTCAGATATAATCTATCTTTATGACGGCAGTTTTGAGGGCTTTTTAAGCTGTGTGTTTGAAAGCTTTTTGTGTAAACAGCGTCCGTATGATATTGTGTCAGAAGATTCCAGTGAGCCTTCTTTGATGGCACAGCAATGGATTGAAACCGATATGCAGCGTGCCCAGCGGGTCAGAAACGGTATCGGCAAAAAAATCTCCGAAGAGGCGCTCTACCTTGTAACAAATGGGTTTTGCACCTGCCACCCGCAGCGAGAACTGCTGCTATTGGATTTTATTCACCTTGGCTTTGAGCGCGGGAAAAAGGTTTGTGAGTTGATCACCGATCCCACTGTGCATGCGCTGCAAAAGGCCGTGCTGTTTTTAAAGCGCGAAAGTCACCTCTATCTGGAGTTTGTTCGATTTTCGGAGTATGACAAGGGTCTTGTTTCGGTGATTGAACCCAAAAATAGGGTGTTGCCCACCATTGCGCCACACTTTTGCGATCGCTTACACAATGAGCTATTTATCATCTATGACAAAACCCACCGCAGCGTACTGATTCACAAGCCGCCAAAGTGGGCTATTGTGGATCTTGAGGATTTCATCGAGCCACAGGCGGATGAGACTGAGCAGTTTTACCGCGAGCTGTGGGGCACTTATTTTGACGCCATCGCCATCCGCGAACGCATCAATCCCCGCTGCCAAATGACCCATATGCCTAAGCGATACTGGAAGCACATGACCGAGATGCAAAGGCGGCCTGCTGCCAAAACCGCCGCATCGGCGCGGACAGAATCTACCGTTAATCCTGTTCCGCTTCCTGAGCGAATGCTTTCGGAATAA
- a CDS encoding biotin transporter BioY: protein MSTKKLSVRDLCFIGIFTAVIVVLAQISIPMPYGVPMTLQTFAIPLAGIVLGARKGALSTLTYILLGAFGVPVFAGFTGGLGIVFGPTGGFILSFPLMALAAGIGSECNNNTGLVCGLIAGAVINYICGMLMFSLVTSRSLTTAFVACVLPFIPTSIIKMVLAAILGVKVKHVLEKEMMPA from the coding sequence ATGAGTACAAAAAAGCTGTCGGTTCGCGACCTGTGTTTCATCGGTATTTTTACCGCCGTTATTGTTGTCTTGGCGCAAATTAGCATTCCAATGCCATACGGTGTGCCCATGACGCTGCAAACATTTGCAATACCGCTCGCCGGAATTGTTCTTGGTGCTAGAAAAGGGGCGTTGTCTACCTTAACCTACATACTGCTCGGTGCATTCGGCGTACCTGTATTTGCAGGATTTACGGGTGGCCTTGGCATCGTTTTCGGCCCCACAGGTGGTTTTATTCTCTCGTTCCCCCTCATGGCACTGGCCGCAGGAATTGGGTCGGAATGCAATAATAACACCGGGTTGGTTTGCGGGCTTATTGCGGGTGCGGTCATTAACTACATTTGTGGCATGTTGATGTTCAGCTTGGTCACCTCTCGTAGCTTAACCACTGCTTTCGTCGCTTGCGTTCTGCCTTTTATCCCCACCTCCATTATTAAAATGGTACTGGCTGCGATTTTAGGCGTAAAAGTTAAGCATGTTTTAGAAAAAGAGATGATGCCGGCATGA
- a CDS encoding DUF1284 domain-containing protein encodes MRLRPHHLLCTQGYSGKGYSSDFVLNMTVITNHLRKEANAMVDIVFSTDDICEKCPNMISTDLCKDQYKVKRFDRKMIDYFGLEEKSYIYQEIVREIDAKMTEAIMDDICATCSWYPVSACKRNIVGSAKPKE; translated from the coding sequence ATGAGACTGCGCCCACATCATTTACTGTGTACACAAGGCTATAGCGGTAAAGGTTACAGCAGCGATTTTGTCTTAAATATGACTGTCATTACCAACCATTTGCGTAAAGAAGCGAATGCCATGGTTGACATTGTTTTCTCCACAGATGATATCTGCGAAAAGTGCCCAAACATGATAAGTACCGATTTATGCAAGGATCAATACAAGGTAAAGCGCTTTGATAGAAAAATGATCGACTACTTTGGTCTTGAGGAAAAAAGCTATATCTATCAAGAGATTGTTAGGGAAATTGACGCGAAAATGACCGAAGCCATAATGGACGATATTTGCGCTACTTGTAGCTGGTACCCCGTGAGCGCTTGCAAACGCAATATTGTTGGCAGTGCAAAACCGAAGGAATGA
- the eno gene encoding phosphopyruvate hydratase — protein sequence MEPFSEKISSVHGMEILDSRGNPTVKVRVTLEGDMSGEASVPSGASTGSFEAHELRDGGARYGGKGVLKAVALVEQEIAPAICGLSAGNVSEIDGVMMRLDKTENKSHLGANAMLGVSLACARAAAAQHRIELFEFLGGKFARILPVPMMNILNGGRHADNNMAIQEFMIMPVGASSFSEALQWGSEIHHALGSLLKSKGLGSGVGDEGGFAPNLSGDEQALEFIMAAIEKTGLNTDQVKLAIDAAASEWVSPEGGYVALKRGTPYTTEALCDYWEKLCNSYPILSLEDCLGEDDWEGWQQITKRIGDRVQLVGDDLFVTNPMRLEKGIQTGTANAILIKPNQIGTLSETLHTISLAQSCGYATVISHRSGETEDAFIADLAVAVNAGQIKTGAPCRSERVAKYNRLLEIERLLGTNAVYGSQL from the coding sequence ATGGAACCATTTAGCGAAAAGATCAGCTCAGTGCATGGGATGGAAATATTAGATTCAAGAGGCAACCCAACGGTTAAGGTGCGGGTGACACTTGAAGGTGACATGTCGGGAGAGGCCAGTGTACCGTCCGGCGCTTCGACCGGCAGCTTTGAAGCACACGAGTTGCGTGACGGTGGCGCGCGCTATGGCGGGAAGGGCGTGCTCAAGGCAGTAGCTTTGGTTGAACAAGAGATTGCCCCCGCCATCTGCGGCCTCAGCGCCGGTAATGTTTCCGAAATTGACGGCGTTATGATGCGTCTGGACAAGACCGAGAACAAGTCCCATCTGGGGGCAAACGCCATGCTGGGTGTTTCGCTGGCCTGTGCCCGAGCAGCGGCTGCACAGCACCGCATAGAACTATTTGAATTCTTGGGCGGTAAGTTTGCACGCATTTTGCCGGTGCCAATGATGAATATTTTAAATGGCGGCCGCCACGCGGACAACAACATGGCCATTCAGGAGTTTATGATTATGCCGGTTGGCGCGTCTAGCTTTTCTGAGGCATTGCAGTGGGGGAGCGAAATTCATCACGCGCTGGGCTCGCTGCTCAAGAGCAAGGGCTTAGGCTCAGGCGTTGGTGACGAGGGCGGATTTGCGCCGAACCTTTCGGGCGACGAGCAGGCGTTGGAGTTCATTATGGCTGCGATTGAGAAGACGGGACTCAATACCGATCAGGTCAAGCTGGCGATTGACGCCGCAGCTAGCGAATGGGTATCCCCCGAGGGCGGCTATGTTGCACTCAAGCGCGGTACCCCCTATACGACCGAGGCACTGTGTGACTATTGGGAGAAGCTTTGCAACAGCTACCCTATCCTATCACTTGAGGATTGTCTTGGCGAAGACGACTGGGAGGGTTGGCAACAGATTACGAAGCGGATAGGCGACAGGGTTCAGCTGGTTGGCGACGATCTTTTTGTCACGAACCCCATGCGGTTGGAGAAGGGCATCCAGACTGGTACAGCTAATGCCATCCTCATAAAACCCAACCAAATCGGCACCTTATCCGAGACGCTGCACACCATTTCGCTGGCGCAGTCTTGTGGCTATGCCACTGTGATTTCGCACCGCTCCGGCGAGACTGAGGATGCGTTTATCGCCGATCTGGCGGTGGCGGTGAACGCTGGTCAGATCAAAACCGGCGCACCCTGCCGCAGCGAGCGGGTGGCAAAATATAACCGCCTGCTGGAAATTGAACGTTTGCTTGGCACAAACGCCGTTTATGGCAGCCAGCTTTAA
- the aroQ gene encoding type II 3-dehydroquinate dehydratase, which yields MKLLVINGPNINMLGIREKDIYGSTSYESLLEIIQNTCAENDIEAECFQSNHEGAIVDKIQEAYGAKDAIVINPAAYTHTSVAILDALKAVGIPAVEVHISNVYGREEFRHHSYAKMACVKSFVGLGLDGYRQAILYLKQHIA from the coding sequence ATGAAGCTCTTAGTCATTAATGGACCCAATATCAACATGCTCGGCATTCGGGAAAAAGACATCTACGGTAGCACAAGCTATGAGAGCCTTCTAGAAATAATCCAGAATACCTGTGCGGAAAATGATATCGAGGCTGAATGTTTTCAGTCCAACCATGAAGGGGCAATCGTCGATAAAATTCAGGAAGCATATGGTGCAAAAGATGCCATCGTGATTAACCCCGCCGCTTATACTCACACGAGTGTGGCGATACTCGATGCGCTAAAAGCGGTCGGCATTCCTGCTGTCGAGGTACATATTTCAAATGTCTACGGACGTGAGGAATTCCGGCACCACTCCTATGCTAAAATGGCCTGCGTTAAATCTTTTGTCGGTTTGGGGCTTGACGGATACCGCCAAGCGATTCTATACTTAAAACAGCATATAGCATGA
- a CDS encoding shikimate kinase: MANTERYGLIGETLGHSYSKHIHHALCGYDYELMSIPRDKIEAFLSARQFAGLNVTIPYKRTVIPHCDLLTDAAREIGSVNTLMMQSDGRLLGDNTDYAGFLYLARKVGISFKNKKVLILGNGGTSLTARTAIRHEGAREIIVVSRNGAVNYQNVYGQADAEIIVNTTPVGMFPNNGVRLIELTRFPKLGGVLDVIYNPLSTALLLEAKRLGIPCGGGLSMLVAQAKYAAERFGRMPISDRQIGVIEQKLRKELTNLVLVGMPGSGKSTLAAACAESMGREVVEIDDIIVQKAGRSIPEIFAKYGEARFREIESETVAEVGRRTGLVISTGGGAILREQNVAALQQNGLIACLDRPLELLPTDGRPLSKGIDALRAMKKQRTPIYKKSSDFTVENKQGIEQAKERIMEGFYEALSH; the protein is encoded by the coding sequence ATGGCAAATACCGAACGCTATGGCCTCATAGGAGAAACGCTGGGGCACAGCTACTCAAAACATATACACCACGCGCTTTGCGGCTATGACTATGAGTTGATGAGCATACCACGCGACAAAATTGAAGCATTTTTGTCTGCGCGACAATTTGCCGGACTCAACGTGACTATTCCCTATAAAAGGACGGTCATTCCGCACTGCGACCTGCTCACCGACGCAGCCAGAGAGATAGGTAGCGTCAATACGCTGATGATGCAGTCCGATGGACGACTGCTGGGCGATAATACCGACTACGCGGGCTTTTTATATCTCGCTCGCAAAGTGGGGATTTCATTCAAGAACAAAAAGGTGCTTATACTCGGTAACGGCGGCACCAGCCTCACCGCGCGTACGGCCATCCGTCACGAGGGTGCGCGGGAGATCATTGTGGTATCAAGAAACGGTGCCGTCAATTATCAAAACGTCTATGGGCAAGCCGACGCAGAGATTATCGTGAACACCACGCCGGTGGGCATGTTTCCGAATAATGGTGTGAGGCTGATTGAATTGACGCGTTTTCCCAAGCTTGGTGGTGTACTGGATGTGATCTATAATCCGCTTTCAACGGCGCTGTTGCTTGAGGCTAAACGGTTGGGCATCCCTTGCGGGGGCGGGCTTTCAATGCTGGTAGCACAAGCCAAATACGCCGCCGAGCGCTTTGGCAGAATGCCAATCTCCGACAGGCAGATCGGTGTCATCGAGCAGAAGCTGCGCAAGGAACTGACTAATTTGGTGCTGGTGGGAATGCCCGGTTCGGGTAAGTCGACGCTGGCGGCTGCCTGTGCCGAGAGTATGGGGCGTGAGGTTGTTGAGATTGACGATATTATTGTGCAAAAGGCTGGTAGGAGTATCCCCGAGATTTTTGCAAAATACGGCGAAGCACGTTTTCGTGAGATAGAGTCTGAGACGGTTGCCGAGGTGGGAAGACGCACCGGGTTGGTTATTTCAACAGGGGGCGGCGCGATACTCAGGGAACAGAATGTCGCAGCCTTGCAGCAAAACGGCCTGATCGCATGCCTTGATCGCCCGCTGGAGCTGTTGCCCACCGACGGACGACCGCTCTCAAAGGGTATTGATGCTTTGCGTGCAATGAAAAAGCAACGCACGCCAATTTATAAAAAAAGTAGCGATTTTACAGTGGAAAACAAGCAAGGAATAGAACAGGCAAAAGAAAGAATTATGGAGGGATTTTATGAAGCTCTTAGTCATTAA
- a CDS encoding prephenate dehydratase domain-containing protein, whose protein sequence is MDINTLRMKIDDINHQMVKLFVERMDVSMDIARYKAENGLPVLDKERERTILNRMALEAGEPFEDYTQVLFRTLFELSRSYQSSLMINENSLAGHIKDAMKNTPQLFPRRAVVACQGVEGAYSQQACDKLFPHAEIVYVQNFDGVFQAVEQGLCRYGILPIENSSFGSVGSVYDLMKKHHFSIVRGTRLRIAHTLLARKGAALKDIREVFSHEQAIGQCGEFLKAHPEIKVTVCANTAMAAKMVAESNRDDVAAISSRQCAELYGLGVLSENIQNSDNNFTRFICISRELEIYPGASKISLMMTLPHCAGSLSGMLSRFSMMGINLTKLESRPIPGKDFEFMFYFDLEASVCSEAVLKLLCELQNNPGTFVFLGNYIDA, encoded by the coding sequence ATGGATATAAATACGCTGAGAATGAAGATCGATGACATTAACCACCAGATGGTCAAACTGTTTGTTGAGCGAATGGACGTTTCGATGGATATTGCCCGATATAAAGCCGAAAATGGTCTACCTGTGCTAGACAAAGAGCGTGAACGCACAATTTTAAATCGTATGGCGCTCGAAGCAGGCGAACCGTTTGAAGATTATACCCAAGTCCTGTTTCGCACACTGTTTGAGCTGAGCCGCTCTTACCAAAGCAGCCTGATGATAAACGAAAACAGTCTTGCTGGCCACATTAAAGATGCTATGAAAAACACGCCGCAGCTTTTCCCAAGGCGGGCGGTGGTAGCCTGTCAGGGCGTGGAGGGCGCCTATTCACAGCAAGCCTGTGACAAACTATTTCCCCACGCTGAAATTGTCTATGTTCAGAACTTTGATGGCGTATTTCAGGCGGTGGAGCAGGGGCTGTGCCGCTACGGTATTCTACCGATAGAGAACAGCTCATTCGGTTCGGTCGGTTCGGTTTATGATTTAATGAAAAAGCACCATTTCAGCATTGTCCGTGGGACCCGTCTGCGCATCGCGCACACGTTACTGGCCAGAAAGGGCGCGGCACTAAAAGATATTCGCGAGGTTTTTTCGCACGAACAGGCCATCGGTCAGTGCGGCGAGTTCTTAAAGGCGCATCCCGAGATCAAGGTTACGGTCTGCGCCAACACCGCGATGGCGGCCAAGATGGTGGCTGAATCGAATAGGGACGACGTTGCGGCTATTTCATCACGTCAGTGTGCCGAGCTTTACGGGCTTGGGGTCCTCTCTGAAAATATTCAGAACAGCGACAACAACTTCACCCGCTTTATCTGCATCTCGCGCGAACTGGAAATCTATCCGGGTGCATCTAAGATATCGCTGATGATGACGCTTCCGCATTGCGCGGGCTCTCTTTCTGGCATGCTGTCACGCTTTTCGATGATGGGCATCAACCTTACAAAGCTTGAAAGCCGCCCGATCCCGGGCAAGGACTTTGAGTTCATGTTTTATTTCGACCTTGAGGCTTCGGTCTGTTCCGAGGCGGTTTTAAAACTACTTTGTGAGCTGCAAAACAATCCGGGAACTTTTGTGTTTCTGGGCAACTATATTGACGCATAG